Part of the Branchiostoma floridae strain S238N-H82 chromosome 11, Bfl_VNyyK, whole genome shotgun sequence genome, CGGAGTGGAGGACAGTTTCCACGGACGTGTCTTTGCCGTCATCACGACAAACAATTCTCACAAGTCCATGTACTGCCACGCGTTTCTGTGCGACACGAAGGACACTGCTAAGGACATGAAGTACTGGCTGGGACGGTCTTTCCGGATGGCCTACCAAGACTTGGCGGATGTAAACCTACAAGACGGGCCTGACTACGCCTGGGCCAACGGTGACATCGGGGCGGGCAGCATGGGCTCTGTACGGGCCCCTAGGAGAGGGGGTAAGGCGGCTATCATTGGAACTCAGCCACAGCAGAACGGAATAATCTCGGATAAGTCACCGTATCCGACTCCTGTACAGCCGCAGCCTCAGGGCGGAGAGCGCCCACAACCGCCGGCTAGAGCACCGAGCACTGTCATCACGCATCAGGTGCCGAACGGACGTTCCTCTCCTGGGCCGCAAAGGGTTCGGCGTCCCGCGCCAGCCCCTCCTGCCGCACAGGCTGTACCCTCGAACACAACTCCACAGCTAGCACCAGCAGAACCGATCTACTCACAGGTAAACAAGGCGGCGAAGACACAGAAACCTGGGAACACGCCTGTGGCTACTTCCCAAACTGGAACCCAAGATAACAGTAATCCCTCGTCTACCAAAAGGGTAACACGTCGCACGGTTGCAACTCAGACTTTGTTCACTTTCTTCGGATATCCCACGTTCACGGGAGAAGCCGTCACCACGGCCATGCCAAACGGGGACGTCCAGCCGGTCGTGAATGGTAACTCCGGCAGGACAAGTCCTCATGTTTACCGCCGACAGCCTTCCCAACAGTCGAACGGGAACCCAGTCCGAACGAGCCCGAACGCTTACCGGAGGATGCCGCCTGCACCGCAGCCGATAATAAACGGAAGCTCGGGCAGATCTAGTCCGAACGCATACCGAAGGACACCGCCAGCACCCCAGCTGAACGGAAGCCAGGGTAGGACAAGCCCGAACCTGTACAAAAGGGCGCCGCCGTCACCACAGCTAGGAACACCGAACGCTAACAACTACCCGAGAGCACGTACGGCATCACAAAACGAGTCAGGATTCAGGCCCATCGCGAGGAAGGTGAACAGGCAACGGTCCAATTCGTACGACAACATCGTGTACTTGCCTGCGTCGGGGTCAAATTTCTCAGTTCCCAACGTTCAGCCAAATAACCAACAGATTCCACAAACGGCCAACCACGTTCCAAGTGCACAAGATGGCGTTCAGGTGACCAACGGTTCACGGGCAGCCCCTTCTTTTAGACAAGAAGAGGAGCCACCTCTCCATAACCCGAAGTTTAGCATCACCGGTGTAACGACGATTAAAAGAGAAGAAGAGCAGAGGGCTGAGAAGAACTCCAATAACACTGCACCAGCACAAACCAAGGGACTAACAGTCCCGCAATACGATAAAAGAAACTCCTTAGCGGACAGCGAGTCTGGTTACGAATGTATCAATTTTGGCGTGCCGAAAGCCCCAGGTGCTGATGATGTGGATGTCACCACTAACTCCAACGGCAGACCAACCGTAAACGTTGGAGCCGTAAGTTACGAGATTCCCAAGGTGGCACCCCCACCATTGCCAGCAAGGAACTCCACCAAGTCAGCAGACAGAAACACTGTCAACGGCATCAAGCCTCTTAAGTCAGCTCTTAAGAAGCCGAGCACGTCCAGAGATGACCAGGATGTTCAAGAGAAGCAACTGGTCATTGTTGAGGACAAAGCCAAGCGAAAAGGACTACTCGGTGGGACCTTGCCGAAGTCCTTCCGCGTCACCTTCTCCGACACTGAAGCAAAATCCGTTGTGTTTGATGAACGACTGTAAACAGAGATTtaaattttttacattttcagatATACCAGCTGTCAAAAATTACCAGAGATATATGGAAAGACACGTGATTATGAGACAAGGACAAGGACTAGGACTATTTCAGGACGAGGTCAAAACAAACGACGTttaaacgccatttcctgtgtACTTAGAATACCTACCACACTGGTAAGTGAAGCAGCAAATTAAATGTAGATTTTACAGTAGACATCAGTACCAATGGTTACCTGTTGCACTCCTATTGGACTTACTAAGTTTGCTTAATAACAGTGTTGTGATTTGTGATATTGTGTATAGCTTTAAATATGTTATTTGTTCAGTGCATTCTCTTAATCTTATGTCTGCCAGACAATGtaatgtatatgaaaatattaTCCACTAGGTGCTATCAGAGTTGTCACCGATAAATACGGAACATATCATAGTCAGAATGTCAATATTTCTATTCGCGTGGGTTCAAACAGTAACTGTTTGATTACAAAATACACCGTTTTTCTccatttgtttggttgtttgagGCTTTTCTTACAAATGCAACAAGTCCATTGTTTATGTTCAAGGTAACCAACCAGAACAAGAATGTCTTGAAGAGACTTGTTGCACATCGCAACGCCCAATGAACCAGAAAAGGCTCATACCTGTACTGTAAAGCCTTACACTTTATGTTCGCCATGATAGTTTGACAGGGGTTGTTAATTCTGATAGGCTAGAGTAGGTACAGAGCATTCTTTCTCTTGCTGTGCTAAACCAAGCGTTACAGATGTCCCCAAACAAGCCACGTATTGCCTGGAAGGTATGACAACAAAGCCCGTGATGACCTGCTCGCCCCCAAAAGAATGACACAAACAATACCGAACAGGTCGTTCCACCTTGCCATTAGAAAATGCCGCTCTTCAAAGACGTTGCCACCCGATCAAATCGCGCCAACTGTCCGCTGTTAAATTGGAGGTAAAATCACCGGATTCTCTTCAAcctttgttgtgtatttttgttacaATTCGCACGTTTTCCAAACACATGGCTCGCAAAGTATCCACAAAAAATCGCTGTTTATAAACGACACCACCAACGTAACCGTCCAAGTTAAGATTCACTGTTGAATGTCGAGTGAAATAACCAGATTCcgtacagattttttttctgtttgtttaacCAATTATCGTACATTCCGGTCAATGAGTTGTCAGAGTCTCTGTGGTTTAAGTCCAGGTCGCGACAGTCATTATCGCGTGTAAGGCAAAAATGATTTAATCCATAACACACTTGACAAAAGCCAGACCTTCCAAGTACGTCGTCAGAAGTAACGATTCACGGAAAAAGTTTGGATTGATGTCAAAGGAATGTGTTCTTTTTGTTGACGTTACATGAAATGTCAGGAGAGGTTAAGGACCTCCAATTTGAATGGCGAGGTTATAGATAATTGTACTAGATTTAGCCTACACGACTAAAATAAGCCAATTAACGAGAGAGTATCGGTGAAAATACGTGGCTAAATGCTTCTTTTGACTTTTAAAGAGAACGAAATAAGCTGAAAATCCCTGAAAATGTGTTAACAACCtattataaaagctccttggttatgtAAGAGCCATAATAATGGCGTGTTCTCAAATGGTAGGATACAATAGTGGCGCCAGCTGAAACTAACtaactacccccccccccccttacgtCGTGCCAAAGATATACTTATATAATACCTAATATCTTAGTTGTTAGTCTTCCTTATGCACTGTAATGCGTTAGTCTTTAACATGTTTGCTGTTGTAGATCTTAATTTGCTCTACGGAGATGGTAAAAATGATTACTTCCTTTGTTGGAATTGTTGTCAATACGATTTTATCTGTATGATgtaaaaatatttcatgaatAATAAGAAGTGACACGGCGATCATATTATCGTATTTGAAGGATACAATGTCCCAAATTGGCTGTGATTGACAGTATAGtcctttgtatatatatatataatacggACATGTGATGAAGATGTTACCAGAAAAGGGGTCGTCCGCGATCCGCTTgagatatacatgtgtaacaaaATTCACTGTAGATATTATGGAATTTTGATATGGGCTAATTCTGCGAAACTTGTGGGTGCTTATAATTCTGCTAATAATGCACACTAGTGTCATATAATCCACGTGCCTTTGTTGTAAAGCACGTTTTGACTTGCTTAACTACAAACACATTtaaggggacagaaaatcatATATCCATAGATGATATGTTTTCATGAGTTTCATGTTACCTATTTGCGGTCCCACAATCAATCATAGGAAAATCAAATTGGAATCGGTCTATTATGTTTCTTCAAAGGCACGGACGATTGCGGCATAGCGTACATATTAACTACATTTTACTTGTATCATAttgtatatagatacatatatttTAAGCAAAAATCTGGCTATCCAGTTTATCCATATTGTACAGATATACATGATAGTAAAGGTATGTGAATTGACATACATTTTACTGGTGTACATTGACCATAATTAAAATATATTCAGACTACCCCTGCATGCATCATGGTTGTATTGTTTTCAAATATCAACTATTAAGCGAAAGATGAAAGTATACTGTATTTAGAATTTATAGACATGCAATAGATGCTTTTGTTAAAAGAATGACAAAATGTTGCTATCTGAGTAATAACACCATGCTAATTTTTTGATTAtgcggatgacatcctctgtacaACCCAAAATTGATAAGAGCGTGCGAAAAAAGTTCCttcgttttttttataaatagagataaacaaatgactgaacacagaaCATTGTGTTccaaacaataattttttttatctttcacaTCCTTTAATTTTTTATGGTTTCACTTATCTAATGATTTCTGAATCTTAGAAATGGCAAGTTGAACATATTTTATAATTATTTCATTCTTTAGAACTTGTTTACGATATAATTATAGAGAGACCTTTACGAAAACCTATTTGACATTAGACAGTCTGTAGGGTGTTGGCTCACCGACTGGTCATCTTGTGTGGTCAGTGGTCACTAATTACACGGACACAGTTTGGAATCACTGATGGTTCAGTGTTTTAAATGAGATTGATAAGTCATAAAACCATTAACAGAACACAATTTAATCTCGTGTACCAGACAGAACCAAGGCTGTCTATGTATATATCTTCATCCTTTATCGCTTCACATGTACACACCAAATCGGTGCCTGCATAAACTAGGTTAGAATACAGTCAGTTACCCGcacaaattgtgttttttgCCAAATGACTGTCTTCAAAATGTGTACATCAATCCAAGATGgcttgatttttttataaaattcaACACTCCACTTTTTTTATtaagtagaaaaaaaagaggaataAAACGGATTTTTCCTCATCATTTTGGTATCTGGTGCACGTAATGGCTTTTTTATATGCCCTTTGTTGTGGGACAAAAACATGCGCTATGTATAGACAAGATAGGATCAAAGGTATTTAGTCACCGCCCAAAACACAACCGGACATTAACCTCACCCTGCGTCAGGAAACCGTCCTCAATTTGGATACTTAATTTGTTCCACCCTCTATTCAGCTGTCATCATGATAAATTACTATTACAGGTTACCCACACTTCTTACAGTGTTGGTTTACATAGGAAGAGCGAAGCTTGACAGTGACAAATTACTGTCACTTCCAAGATACCGAGAACGAAGGTGTGCGATTAAATGATAGATTAATTATTATTAGTGTTGTAGGTTACTTACACTTCTTACTGCTTCAGTTTACTTAGGAAGAGCGAAGCTTGACAGTGACAAATTACTATCACTTCCAAGATACCGAGAAGGTGTGCGATTAAATGATAAATTAGTGCTATAGGTTTATCACACTTATTACAGCGTCAGTTTACTTATGAAGAACGAAGTTTGAAAGTGACAAATTACTATGACTTCCAAGATAGATCTACTGAGAATGTGTGCGATTAAATGATAAATCAGTGTTATAGGTTACTTACACTTTTTACAGCGTCAGTTTACGTAGGAAGGAAAAGTTTGACAGTGACAAATTACTGTAACCTCCAAGATACTGAGAAGGTGTGCGATTAAATGATAAATTAGTGTTATAGGTTTATCACACTTAGTACAGCGTCAGTTTACTTATGAAGAACGAAGTTTGACAGTGACAAACTACTATCAGTGTCACTTCCAAGATACAAAGAAGGTGTGCGATTAAATGATAAATTAGTGTTATAGGTTACTTACACTTTTTACAGCGTCAGTTTATTTAGGAAGAAAAAGTTTGACAGTGATAAATTACTGTAACCTCCAAGATATCATGAGAGGGCGTGCGATTAAAACAATCACCacaatttgaaaaacaaaaccaattgaaaatttgttatAAGTTGAATTGGTTACGTTTTCCTTGCTAGGCACCCCAATGCAAATGACAAGTTAATGACATATTAGAGATAACCAAATCTGTTTTAAATTCGTTACCATTGACGGGCACCGCCATTTTGGGATTCTGACAGCTTCcggacgccatcttgtttccggATTTCTAGTACACTTCCAAAGCTGCAGTAAATACTTATCGGCGCTTCGATACTATATCTAATAGCTCAATACTGAGGGCAAAATCTTAGAATTCTCCCAATCGTTACAAGAAAGTCATGCACTCCGAAAATTTATATAAGTATTAAAGTATTACAAAGATATAACAACATATAAACGTACAGTTTTCCCCAAAAATGCATTACACAAAAATGCGAACCTATCTGTATATGCCGATGCAGATACT contains:
- the LOC118426094 gene encoding cuticle collagen bli-1-like yields the protein MAGRKSSYSFDKIAERWPTYSVHYLGRAQAKGEAGREYIQEPLELLLRQQKGKKPEKVLVEVSSAGIFMEKARGMFKRKRVHLAIDSITYGVEDSFHGRVFAVITTNNSHKSMYCHAFLCDTKDTAKDMKYWLGRSFRMAYQDLADVNLQDGPDYAWANGDIGAGSMGSVRAPRRGGKAAIIGTQPQQNGIISDKSPYPTPVQPQPQGGERPQPPARAPSTVITHQVPNGRSSPGPQRVRRPAPAPPAAQAVPSNTTPQLAPAEPIYSQVNKAAKTQKPGNTPVATSQTGTQDNSNPSSTKRVTRRTVATQTLFTFFGYPTFTGEAVTTAMPNGDVQPVVNGNSGRTSPHVYRRQPSQQSNGNPVRTSPNAYRRMPPAPQPIINGSSGRSSPNAYRRTPPAPQLNGSQGRTSPNLYKRAPPSPQLGTPNANNYPRARTASQNESGFRPIARKVNRQRSNSYDNIVYLPASGSNFSVPNVQPNNQQIPQTANHVPSAQDGVQVTNGSRAAPSFRQEEEPPLHNPKFSITGVTTIKREEEQRAEKNSNNTAPAQTKGLTVPQYDKRNSLADSESGYECINFGVPKAPGADDVDVTTNSNGRPTVNVGAVSYEIPKVAPPPLPARNSTKSADRNTVNGIKPLKSALKKPSTSRDDQDVQEKQLVIVEDKAKRKGLLGGTLPKSFRVTFSDTEAKSVVFDERL